Proteins encoded within one genomic window of Sminthopsis crassicaudata isolate SCR6 chromosome X, ASM4859323v1, whole genome shotgun sequence:
- the LOC141549217 gene encoding E3 ubiquitin-protein ligase DTX3L-like: MNSYSTHMATGSTVHSPKYRVLVRVSENCPRMERKLQKYFQNPWRSGGGKCKVKLGPTEGTFWVEFYKKQAKEGVTAKRDHSVVVSDTSHVDVFIESSENPEENTTLELSQPSPQTQSLPQQVPYVKHPEAGGAASSSNSFIQKVFLYVEAQLNFKLSSEQRERIINLCPNVKIEGGQDGIEKVIGDYQDIEKIYQFLNEKILGNDQKEDFSYSASAREIEHIMSDECDVPILPSNPTQTAEESDPITVPSHLYEYFKYFFAETLDRIESEHQVRINSTLVYPTGNVCLEFEPAKSGDRKAAQEAFTREFQREMQNVSRQDVHFTDSKLAFDVQKTLSDMFQNLHVKAEGKVLMLWGNPQDILGAQHFIEANFSRTQPEEMMASQNMMRNGIEVDTAHWRLLCQEITEIEKTYDTAMEVVNNPQTRKTFIVFKPKDKGLDLSAHAYEDFLDVFQMLSSQIVKEVVNLKSLDQERKCWPEKTFFEDFERKHPHVNLEWNGQELTLAGLPKYSAEAVKHVKRYFGIEDPAQQRQGLGFSFGGNWNRFSKSPLDNIVDDFRMALPDIEGLPRYGDLRKEEKEKEEGEEEEDEEEEEEDEEEECVICMEVIHYKEVLPKCKHAFCGPCIREAMKHKPVCPVCQTSYGILKGNQPDGTMTTSYRTSSLPGYNSYGTIVIHYDMRGGIQTEEHPNPGKRYEGTRRVAYLPNNEEGRQVLHLLRRAFDQRLIFTVGQSRTSGVKDVITWNDIHHKTLQFGGPENFGYPDPSYLQRVKLELKAKGIE; this comes from the coding sequence ATGAATTCCTACTCTACCCATATGGCCACTGGCAGCACTGTCCACAGCCCGAAGTACCGGGTTCTAGTCCGGGTGTCTGAGAACTGCCCTAGAATGGAGAGGAAGTTGCAAAAGTATTTCCAGAACCCATGGAGATCCGGAGGAGGCAAGTGCAAAGTCAAACTTGGTCCTACAGAAGGCACTTTCTGGGTAGAGTTTTATAAAAAACAAGCCAAGGAAGGTGTCACAGCAAAAAGAGATCACTCTGTGGTTGTCAGTGATACATCACATGTGGATGTCTTCATTGAATCAAGTGAAAACCCAGAAGAGAACACCACTTTGGAGCTAAGCCAGCCTTCCCCTCAGACTCAATCACTCCCACAGCAAGTTCCATATGTGAAGCACCCAGAAGCAGGAGGTGCAGCAAGCTCCTCTAATTCCTTCATTCAAAAGGTATTTCTTTATGTGGAGGCCCAGCTCAACTTCAAGCTTTCCTCAGAGCAAAGAGAGAGAATTATTAACCTCTGCCCAAATGTCAAAATAGAGGGAGGACAAGATGGAATCGAGAAAGTGATTGGTGACTAccaagatattgaaaaaatttatcAATTCTTAAATGAGAAGATCCTGGGAAATGACCAGAAAGAGGATTTTTCCTACTCAGCTTCGGCAAGAGAAATCGAGCACATCATGTCAGATGAGTGTGACGTTCCTATTCTTCCCTCAAACCCTACACAGACAGCAGAAGAGTCAGATCCTATTACAGTTCCTTCGCATttgtatgaatattttaaatatttctttgccGAAACTCTAGACAGGATAGAAAGTGAACATCAAGTACGTATCAACAGTACTCTGGTGTATCCTACAGGCAATGTGTGTTTAGAGTTTGAGCCAGCTAAGTCAGGGGACAGAAAGGCAGCTCAAGAAGCTTTTACCAGAGAATTTCAGAGGGAAATGCAGAATGTGTCCCGTCAGGATGTTCATTTCACAGATAGTAAGCTGGCATTTGATGTCCAAAAAACACTGTCTGACATGTTTCAAAACCTCCACGTTAAAGCTGAAGGAAAAGTCTTAATGCTCTGGGGAAATCCACAAGATATTTTAGGAGCTCAACATTTCATTGAAGCAAACTTCTCCCGCACACAACCTGAGGAAATGATGGCTTCCCAAAACATGATGAGGAATGGAATTGAGGTTGATACTGCTCACTGGCGTCTTCTGTGTCAAGAAAtcacagaaatagagaaaacatATGATACTGCAATGGAAGTGGTGAACAATCCCCAAACTCGGAAAACCTTCATTGTGTTTAAACCAAAAGACAAAGGCTTAGACCTCTCTGCACATGCTTATGAAGATTTCCTTGATGTCTTTCAGATGCTTTCATCTCAGATCGTCAAAGAGGTAGTGAACCTGAAATCATTGGACCAAGAGAGAAAATGTTGGCCTGAAAAGACATTCTTTGAAGACTTTGAAAGAAAGCACCCCCATGTGAACCTGGAGTGGAATGGACAAGAACTGACATTGGCTGGCTTGCCCAAGTACTCTGCAGAAGCAGTGAAACATGTTAAAAGATATTTTGGTATTGAAGATCCTGCCCAGCAGAGACAAGGACTCGGTTTTTCCTTTGGAGGGAATTGGAATAGATTCTCCAAGTCTCCCTTGGACAACATTGTTGATGATTTCAGAATGGCTTTACCTGACATTGAGGGATTGCCTAGGTATGGGGACttaaggaaagaggagaaggagaaagaagagggagaggaagaagaggatgaagaggaggaggaagaagatgaggaggaggaatgTGTCATCTGTATGGAAGTCATTCATTACAAAGAAGTCCTCCCAAAGTGCAAGCATGCATTCTGTGGTCCTTGTATCAGAGAGGCCATGAAACATAAGCCAGTGTGCCCTGTATGCCAGACCTCCTATGGAATTCTGAAAGGAAATCAGCCAGACGGAACGATGACAACGTCCTATAGAACTTCTTCACTTCCAGGTTACAATTCCTACGGCACTATTGTGATTCATTATGACATGCGGGGAGGCATCCAGACAGAAGAGCATCCCAACCCAGGAAAACGCTATGAAGGAACAAGGCGGGTGGCGTACTTGCCCAATAATGAGGAAGGACGGCAGGTTTTACATCTCCTCAGAAGAGCATTTGACCAAAGGCTGATTTTCACAGTAGGACAGTCTCGCACATCTGGAGTCAAGGATGTGATCACCTGGAATGATATTCACCACAAAACTCTACAGTTCGGTGGCCCGGAAAACTTTGGCTACCCTGATCCCAGCTATCTGCAACGAGTCAAACTGGAGCTAAAGGCAAAAGGAATCGAGTAA